GATTATGCAAAAAAAGTGATTCAATCAGCAGAAAAGTGGGGATACTCGACTACTTTAATTGCAGAACTATATTTGAATGATATAAAAGGGCCTGAACAAGATTCCCTTGAAGCATGGACAACGGCTGCTGCTCTGGCTTCAGTAACGGAAAGAATTGAAATTATGGCTGCAGTAAGACCTGGATTCCATAATCCTGCGATAACGGCAAAAATGGCAGCAAACATCGACCAAATCAGCAATGGGCGTTTTACCCTGAATGTTGTCTCAGCATGGTGGGAGGAAGAAGCTCGCCAGTATGGCGGTATTTTTACCGAACATGATGAGCGATATGACCGGACTACGGAGTTTATCGATGTACTAAAGGGGCTATGGAGTAGAGAAAGCTTCTCATATGAGGGGAAGTTCTATCAGCTGAAGGATACAAAACTGTTCCCTAAACCAGTTCAGCGTCCTAATCCGATTTTATATGCTGGCGGTGAAAGTCCTAAAGGAAAACAAACCATTGTGGAGAAATGTGATGCCTATGTTATGCATGGAGGCACGGTAGAAGAGATTGACACCAAAATATCGGATATGAAAAACCGCAGGGCTGCCACAACAAATCCTGAACTATCGGAGTTCGGAATGGCTGCTTATGTAATTTGCCGTGACACGGAAGAAGAAGCCTTAGCAGAACTGGAGCGAATCACAACAGTGAAAGAATCCAGCGCGTATGCAGGCTTTAAGGATTTCACGAGCAAGTCCCAGCTTGAACAGCAAATCCAGCTGCAGGATTATTCAGTTTCAAACAGGGGTTTACGCCCGAACCTGGTTGGAACTCCTGAGCAAATTGCAGAGCGGATCTTAAAGTATGAAGAAGCTGGCTTGGGATTGCTTCTTCTGCAGTTCTCACCCCAACTGGAAGAAATGGAACGATTCGCTAAGCAGGTAATGCCGCTTGTTGAGGAAAAAAGAAATCAACTGACAGTTTGATCATTTAGCAGAACTAGGAGATGAAGAAAATGAGCAAAGTTTATATAATTCATGAAAATACTGAATGGACAATCCATTTAACAAATAGGCTGCAGGAACTGGGAGTTCCATTTGAAGAATGGCATCTGGACGAAGGGGTGCTGGATTTGTCAAAGGAGCCGCCAGAGGGGATATTTTATAGCAGGATGAGTGCTTCTTCTCACACCAGAGGACATCGCTTCGCGCCGGAATATACGGCACAGGTCTTAGCCTGGCTGGAGAACCATGGCCGGATCGTGTATAACGGGACTCGGGCTTTGGAACTGGAAGTCAGCAAAGTAAAACAGTATCTGGAACTGACCAAACATGGGGTAAGGACTCCAAGAACCATTGCATCTGTAGGAATTAAACAGCTTTTGGAAGCGGCGAAGGAATTTGAAGGAAGACCTTTCATTACAAAACACAATCGTGCTGGAAAAGGTCTAGGCGTCCAGCTGTTTCAATCTGTAGAAGCATTAAAGGCATATGTGGAAGGTCCAGCATTTGAGGTACCTATCGATGGAGTTACGCTTTTACAGGATTATATTCAATCTCCTGAAAGTTACATCACTCGATGCGAATTTGTAGGTGGAGAATTTGTTTACGCGGTAAAAGTAGATACATCGGAAGGATTTGAATTATGCCCGGCTGATGCCTGCCAGATCGGTGATTTGTTCTGCCCTGTAGGGGAAGAAGCAGAAGAAAAGCCGAAATTTCAGATCATTGAAGGCTTCAATGACCCAATTATTGAAAAATATAAGAAAGTCCTTGAAGCAAACAACATCCATGTGGCAGGTATTGAATTCATCCGTGACGAGCAAGGTGTCATATTCACTTATGATATAAACACAAATACGAACTACAATTCAGATGCGGAAACAAGAGCAGGAAAATTTGGCATGCTTCAGCTGGCTAAGTTTTTAAAAGATGAACTTCATGCTGAATATGGAGCCG
The nucleotide sequence above comes from Mesobacillus jeotgali. Encoded proteins:
- a CDS encoding LLM class flavin-dependent oxidoreductase; its protein translation is MKYGFWLPIFGGWLRNVENEEMPPTFDYAKKVIQSAEKWGYSTTLIAELYLNDIKGPEQDSLEAWTTAAALASVTERIEIMAAVRPGFHNPAITAKMAANIDQISNGRFTLNVVSAWWEEEARQYGGIFTEHDERYDRTTEFIDVLKGLWSRESFSYEGKFYQLKDTKLFPKPVQRPNPILYAGGESPKGKQTIVEKCDAYVMHGGTVEEIDTKISDMKNRRAATTNPELSEFGMAAYVICRDTEEEALAELERITTVKESSAYAGFKDFTSKSQLEQQIQLQDYSVSNRGLRPNLVGTPEQIAERILKYEEAGLGLLLLQFSPQLEEMERFAKQVMPLVEEKRNQLTV
- a CDS encoding ATP-grasp domain-containing protein → MSKVYIIHENTEWTIHLTNRLQELGVPFEEWHLDEGVLDLSKEPPEGIFYSRMSASSHTRGHRFAPEYTAQVLAWLENHGRIVYNGTRALELEVSKVKQYLELTKHGVRTPRTIASVGIKQLLEAAKEFEGRPFITKHNRAGKGLGVQLFQSVEALKAYVEGPAFEVPIDGVTLLQDYIQSPESYITRCEFVGGEFVYAVKVDTSEGFELCPADACQIGDLFCPVGEEAEEKPKFQIIEGFNDPIIEKYKKVLEANNIHVAGIEFIRDEQGVIFTYDINTNTNYNSDAETRAGKFGMLQLAKFLKDELHAEYGAVTFER